One genomic window of Hippocampus zosterae strain Florida chromosome 12, ASM2543408v3, whole genome shotgun sequence includes the following:
- the sgo2 gene encoding shugoshin 1 — MMQLKTMKPTKDSKKEFASASKIKNKMHNTSSFFKVSLKTNNKALALAVQAEKQKSMLLQKENLHLRREAQSACFDLATKKHKYRKVLLILKNLYRSTLQHMNMVAELFPDSVLFEPSADDNVLPTDPDNPSIKNVARDPPDVSKDSAELSPEIQPDSLKNNMPAVLPTLSRNVSTGNAKTDDGKRNSNQQTLQMESPRQFNKLREEVTRQSARFSQSGYDSNSLPCRLSSPTSAETPSPSAEVNAPCNQAPESLDKHPKAASQSKLTSRLPKRVKSRVGGHQKGRSTKSTVDSSDFVCPALDDDVLSFASNQNEKLPVEKDYSKKTRSNITYRKYTKKSQRGSSISVTSMLPPHDRETGGSMVDHNERTDSFATAELEEPSHSTGEPQVNDESAPTSQGHPNSRCRKTFVIHHHVEETTDGRSVTPKPSSCKRPWESTRNQGSLPVNLSDSDDRDDIPPREESSADYEFQKHKKARKEVSMRSNREKSHVNNDSSDHAKNKNNKKQRHDKGVCPEEDVVYLPDPPDSPFYNVFAFLDDPYAHSEDILKSKSWADRNSKRYRNTSKYTPPDNSARNLRETFVVSEPKTPPINTMTMLSKEMTADTDEGEAPRQHLGDLLTDETPPWMNISVADMEPGSLNCSPKQRASKGRKVVEETTVITPVSSPASRAFMPLTNIICNSEKENQGRGRRCKGVVSYKEPSLNKKIRRGDRFTDSAFLDSPVFKGSQKKKKKKSMLQVAICKD, encoded by the exons ATGAtgcaattaaaaacaatgaagCCTACCAAGGATTCCAAGAAGGAATTTGCTTCAGCATCCaagatcaaaaataaaatgcaca acacctcctccttcttcaaGGTCTCATTGAAGACCAACAACAAAGCCCTAGCTCTCGCCGTACAGGCTGAAAAGCAGAAGTCCATGCTGCTACAGAAAGAGAACCTGCACCTGAGAAGGGAAGCACAGTCTGCATGCTTTGATTTGGCCACCAAGAAGCACAAGTACAGGAAAGTG CTCCTCATCTTGAAAAACCTTTATCGCAGTACGCTCCAACACATGAACATGGTAGCTGAATTATTCCCTGACAGC GTGCTCTTTGAACCATCCGCGGACGACAACGTCCTCCCAACTGATCCTGACAACCCTTCAATTAAAAA TGTGGCACGAGATCCTCCGGACGTTTCAAAGGATTCAGCAGAACTCAGTCCAGAAATACAACCAGACAGTCTTAAAAACAACATGCCTGCAGTCTTACCCACTCTGAGCAGAAATGTGTCCACTGGCAACG CAAAAACAGATGACGGGAAAAGGAATTCAAACCAGCAGACACTCCAGATGGAGTCACCGCGCCAGTTCAACAAGTTAAGGGAGGAAGTGACTCGTCAGTCAGCTAGGTTCTCCCAGTCTGGTTACGACAGCAACTCTTTGCCGTGTCGACTGAGCAGCCCAACATCTGCTGAAACACCGTCTCCCTCTGCTGAAGTCAACGCTCCTTGTAACCAGGCACCAGAAAGTTTGGACAAGCATCCTAAAGCGGCTTCTCAAAGTAAGCTCACATCGCGTCTTCCCAAAAGAGTGAAATCCAGAGTTGGCGGCCATCAAAAGGGAAGAAGCACCAAGTCAACAGTGGATTCTTCTGATTTTGTCTGTCCTGCCTTGGATGATGACGTCCTTTCCTTTGCATCCAACCAGAACGAGAAGTTACCCGTAGAGAAGGATTACTCGAAAAAAACAAGGTCAAACATTACATACAGGAAGTACACAAAGAAAAGTCAACGGGGGTCCTCGATCAGTGTGACGTCAATGTTGCCACCTCATGACCGAGAGACTGGAGGCTCCATGGTGGACCACAATGAGAGGACAGACAGTTTTGCAACTGCAGAGTTGGAGGAACCAAGCCATTCTACAGGTGAACCACAGGTAAACGACGAGTCTGCCCCAACCTCTCAAGGACATCCCAACTCAAGGTGCAGAAAGACATTTGTTATCCACCATCACGTAGAAGAAACCACAGATGGACGTTCTGTCACACCAAAGCCAAGCTCGTGTAAGCGTCCTTGGGAGTCCACTCGGAATCAAGGAAGCCTCCCGGTAAACTTGTCCGACAGTGATGACAGGGACGACATACCGCCACGGGAGGAATCCTCGGCCGATTATGAATTCCAGAAGCACAAAAAAGCAAGGAAGGAGGTTTCGATGAGATCCAACAGGGAAAAATCACATGTCAATAATGACTCGAGTGATCATGCaaagaacaagaacaacaaaaaacaacgccATGACAAAGGTGTTTGTCCTGAGGAGGATGTGGTTTATCTTCCGGATCCTCCTGACTCCCCTTTCTATAATGTGTTTGCATTCTTGGATGATCCTTATGCACACAGTGAAGACATACTTAAGTCAAAGTCCTGGGCAGATAGGAATTCTAAACGGTACCGTAATACATCCAAATACACTCCACCAGACAACAGCGCCAGAAATCTAAGAGAGACATTTGTCGTTTCCGAACCGAAAACGCCTCCCATCAACACAATGACGATGTTGTCCAAAGAAATGACTGCGGATACGGATGAAGGTGAAGCACCTCGTCAGCATTTGGGTGACCTGCTCACTGATGAGACGCCACCATGGATGAACATCTCAGTTGCAGACATGGAGCCTGGCTCTTTAAATTGTAGTCCAAAACAACGCGCCTCAAAGGGGCGAAAAGTGGTGGAGGAGACTACTGTGATCACGCCAGTCTCTTCTCCAG CAAGTCGAGCCTTCATGCCACTGACCAACATCATTTGTAACTCAGAGAAAGAGAACCAAGGGAGAGGCAGGAGATGCAAGGGCGTCGTCAGTTACAAGGAGCCATCCCTGAACAA AAAAATACGCCGTGGAGATAGATTTACGGACAGCGCATTCCTAGACTCTCCAGTTTTTAAAGGCtctcagaagaagaagaaaaagaagtctATGTTGCAAGTGGCCATTTGCAAAGACTGA